A stretch of DNA from Thiothrix subterranea:
CCTTCACGCGATCCCCTTACCCGAAGAAAAAGCCGCACAAGCGCGGCGCAAAGCCAAACAACGCGCCAAAGACAAGGGACGCAACCCCAGCACGGAAGCCCTTTGCCTGAGCGAATGGGTACTGATTTTCACGTCATTACCGCCTGAAGTCCTGTGTACCACCACCGCATCCGCACTCTACCGTGTCCGCTGGCAGGTTGAATTGGTGATCAAACGTCTCAAAAGTTTGCTGAATGTCGATGAGCTACGGGCGCACAAAGGCTCAAAACTGGCTGAACTGTATCTACACGGCAAATTATTGTACGCCGCCGTGCTGGAAAAGATGACGCAAAGTCGCTTTGCCAATGCCAAACGTAAACTCGATAACCCCCGCCGACTCACCGATTGGCGACTTTGGAAAACCGTCGCGAATGACCTCAACGCGGGCATCAAAGCCTGTTTCCCTGTTGATGCCCGCTTTGAGGATGACAACATCAAGAGTTTGAGCGAACGCCCCAGAAAGCGGACGTTGCAATGTTTGCCCAGCCCCATTCTTGCTCTGTTGAACCAATGCCGAGAAATGGCGTTGAGCCGTGTTTAATCAAGGGGATAGGGGCTTAAGTTGGCGCGTATGGCGGGAACACCTGTCTCGGTAAAATCTTTCTTTTGCAAGCCATTACCACGAATTAACTGCCCAACTTCACCTAGCGGTTTCCATTCGACTTCAATATCCTTGAGCAATTCCATAAGATTACTCATATTGCGTCCCCTGCATTTCTTGTAATTCGCGCTCGATGGCTTCGATGCTAGGCAATTGACTTTGCAGATCGGTAGGCAAGGATTCCAATAGTTTGTATTCGGCAATGCCCATTGGTTGAGATTTGTCCCCCAATGCGTATTCAGCAACTACTTTGTCCTTG
This window harbors:
- a CDS encoding transposase → MQEPGATATTYRLHIAIDLINLSLHQVEVTTDKEGENLDHYTLAAGDVVLIDRGYNQPKTLVPFIDRGGDVVLRYNVHSMNLYEDGEGDDAGRLVKIDWYTRLRKLGKRPSCVPVWLCHGNKRIQGYLHAIPLPEEKAAQARRKAKQRAKDKGRNPSTEALCLSEWVLIFTSLPPEVLCTTTASALYRVRWQVELVIKRLKSLLNVDELRAHKGSKLAELYLHGKLLYAAVLEKMTQSRFANAKRKLDNPRRLTDWRLWKTVANDLNAGIKACFPVDARFEDDNIKSLSERPRKRTLQCLPSPILALLNQCREMALSRV